In one Cervus canadensis isolate Bull #8, Minnesota chromosome 22, ASM1932006v1, whole genome shotgun sequence genomic region, the following are encoded:
- the KCTD6 gene encoding BTB/POZ domain-containing protein KCTD6 isoform X2: MDNGDWGYMMTDPVTLNVGGHLYTTSLTTLTRYPDSMLGAMFGGDFPTARDPQGNYFIDRDGPLFRYVLNFLRTSELTLPLDFKEFDLLRKEADFYQIEPLIQCLNDPKPLYPVDTFEEVVELSSTRKLSKYSNPVAVIITQLTITTKVHSLLEGISNYFTKWNKHMMDTRDCQVSFTFGPCDYHQEVSLRVHLMEYITKQGFTIRNTRVHHMSERANENTVEHNWTFCRLARKTDD; encoded by the coding sequence ATGACTGACCCAGTCACGTTAAATGTAGGTGGACACTTGTACACGACGTCTCTCACCACATTGACGCGTTACCCGGATTCCATGCTTGGAGCCATGTTTGGGGGGGACTTCCCCACAGCTCGAGACCCTCAAGGCAATTACTTCATTGATAGAGATGGACCTCTTTTCCGATATGTCCTCAACTTCTTAAGAACTTCAGAGCTGACCTTACCCCTGGATTTTAAGGAATTTGATCTGCTTCGGAAAGAAGCAGACTTTTATCAGATTGAGCCCTTGATTCAGTGTCTCAATGACCCCAAGCCTTTGTATCCCGTGGATACTTTTGAAGAAGTCGTGGAGTTATCTAGTACCCGGAAGCTTTCTAAGTACTCCAATCCGGTAGCTGTCATCATAACCCAGTTAACCATCACCACCAAGGTCCATTCCTTACTAGAAGGCATATCAAACTATTTTACGAAGTGGAATAAGCACATGATGGACACCAGAGATTGCCAGGTGTCCTTTACTTTTGGACCCTGTGATTATCACCAGGAAGTCTCTCTCCGAGTCCACCTGATGGAGTACATTACAAAACAGGGTTTCACGATCCGCAACACACGAGTGCATCACATGAGCGAGCGGGCCAATGAGAACACAGTGGAACACAACTGGACTTTCTGCAGGCTGGCCCGGAAGACGGATGACTGA